Proteins encoded together in one Desulfosporosinus meridiei DSM 13257 window:
- a CDS encoding DNA gyrase/topoisomerase IV subunit B yields MSAKQYNADSIQVLEGLEAVRKRPGMYIGSTGSRGLHHLAYEIIDNAIDEAGAGFCDQISVIINKDGSITIEDNGRGIPVDIHPSKKVPAVRLAFETLHAGGKFSGETYKTSGGLHGVGASVVNALCVYLTVDIKRNGKLYRVEYTDGGQLKSDLAIVKKSIKGTGTIVTFKPDPLIFKETTVFKYDTLRSRLMELSFLNSDLTIILTDTRGELKSETFSSKNGIIGFVEHLINESGFSPVHKKAIYFTGEKDEVVLECAIQYNHSDEESLHSYVNNIPTDEGGTHESGFRTALTKAFNIYGRKNNIFKKEENLIGDDLKDGLTCVLSLKIKDPQFEGQTKTKLSNMEVEGVVQSITNEGITQFFEKNPSIAKDVINRALTTCLIRLAAKKAKELKKKARDAEIKALSGKLAACSGKDKSRNELFLVEGDSAGGSAKMGRDRRFQAILPLRGKVINTYRAKIDKVLENEEIRSIISAVGSGIGKEFDIEKGNYARVCIMTDADIDGAHIRCLLLTFFYRYMKPLILSGRVYIAQSPLYKIEKERGKIIRYAFDDEELRKELKELGKTAKISRYKGLGEMNPEQLWETTLNPVNRRMIQVTIDDTLEAERKLRILMSEQVEPRREFMMENIIFTDNDM; encoded by the coding sequence TTGTCAGCGAAGCAATATAACGCAGATTCTATTCAGGTCTTAGAAGGACTGGAAGCAGTACGTAAACGTCCTGGCATGTATATCGGCTCTACCGGAAGCAGAGGACTACATCATTTAGCCTATGAAATTATTGATAATGCTATTGATGAGGCAGGAGCTGGATTTTGTGATCAAATCTCAGTGATTATTAATAAAGATGGTTCGATAACTATTGAGGACAATGGACGCGGAATTCCGGTTGATATACACCCTTCCAAAAAAGTTCCCGCTGTGCGCTTGGCCTTTGAGACCTTGCACGCCGGAGGAAAATTTAGTGGAGAGACTTATAAAACTTCGGGCGGACTGCATGGTGTCGGAGCAAGTGTAGTCAATGCCTTGTGCGTTTATTTGACCGTTGATATTAAACGGAACGGCAAATTATATCGTGTTGAATACACAGATGGAGGGCAGCTTAAGTCCGATCTAGCTATTGTCAAGAAAAGCATTAAAGGCACAGGTACAATAGTTACCTTTAAACCCGATCCGCTAATATTTAAAGAAACCACGGTTTTTAAATATGACACTTTGAGAAGTCGACTTATGGAACTTTCTTTTCTGAATAGTGATTTGACAATTATTTTGACAGATACTCGAGGGGAATTAAAATCTGAAACATTTTCTTCAAAAAACGGAATTATTGGTTTTGTAGAGCATTTAATTAATGAATCAGGTTTTTCCCCAGTACATAAGAAAGCGATTTATTTTACAGGGGAAAAAGATGAAGTAGTTCTGGAATGTGCCATCCAGTACAATCATAGTGATGAAGAATCCCTGCATTCTTATGTCAATAATATCCCTACAGACGAGGGGGGAACTCATGAGTCGGGGTTCCGAACAGCTTTAACTAAAGCCTTCAACATCTATGGGAGAAAAAATAATATTTTCAAGAAAGAGGAAAACCTCATCGGGGATGACCTTAAGGATGGGTTAACCTGTGTACTCTCTCTAAAAATCAAGGATCCTCAATTTGAAGGTCAAACAAAAACGAAGCTTTCAAACATGGAAGTTGAAGGTGTCGTTCAATCAATAACCAATGAGGGGATTACCCAATTTTTTGAAAAAAACCCCTCAATAGCGAAGGACGTCATTAATAGAGCATTGACAACCTGCCTGATTAGACTTGCTGCGAAGAAGGCCAAAGAATTAAAAAAGAAAGCTCGAGATGCTGAGATAAAGGCTTTGAGCGGTAAACTTGCAGCTTGTAGCGGAAAAGATAAATCCCGCAATGAGCTTTTTCTTGTAGAGGGTGATAGTGCCGGCGGTTCGGCGAAAATGGGGCGTGATCGACGTTTTCAAGCAATTCTTCCTTTGAGAGGGAAAGTTATTAATACCTACCGCGCTAAGATTGATAAGGTCTTAGAAAATGAAGAAATTAGAAGTATCATTTCTGCCGTTGGTTCGGGAATTGGCAAGGAATTTGACATAGAAAAAGGTAATTATGCAAGGGTTTGTATTATGACTGATGCTGATATTGACGGAGCACATATTAGATGTCTCTTATTAACTTTTTTCTATAGGTACATGAAACCGCTGATTCTGAGTGGAAGAGTTTATATTGCTCAATCTCCTTTATATAAAATTGAGAAGGAGAGGGGTAAAATCATACGCTATGCTTTTGACGATGAAGAGTTAAGAAAAGAGCTCAAAGAACTAGGAAAAACGGCAAAAATATCTCGCTACAAAGGCCTTGGAGAGATGAATCCGGAACAACTTTGGGAAACTACCCTGAATCCGGTTAATAGGCGTATGATTCAGGTAACAATAGATGATACTCTTGAAGCTGAGCGAAAGCTGAGAATCTTAATGAGTGAGCAAGTTGAGCCAAGACGTGAGTTTATGATGGAGAATATCATCTTTACTGACAACGATATGTAG